GGCTCGACACGGGGGAGCTCATGAGCCAATTTCCAGGCCCATGAGCCCATCCAACACCTCCAACACCTCGTGGGAACTCTACCGCCACCTCGCCGAGATCCATGAAAGGGGTTCCCCCGAGGCCGGCCTCGTGGTCCTGCTCTCGCACCTGCTCACGGAGGTCGAAGCCCTGCGCGAGGCGCTGTCCAGCCCGGAGACTCCCGAGGCCGTGCGCCAGAGCTACCGCCAGGCCTACGAGCGCATCGCCGTGCTGTCGCACAACTCCGCGGGCCCCAGCGGAGGCGTGGAGAAGATCATCCGCCGCTTCGTCCCCGACAAGACCCACACCGATCGCTTCGCCCCAGAGCTGAAGATGATGGAGCGGCTCGGTGCGACGAAGCAGGAGCAGCAGGCCCTGCGCGAGGAAATGGAGAAAGTCGAGATGTACACCTGACACCCCACCGCGCGCCGCTCAGTGCAGCGCCGGCTCACACGGCAGCGTCACCGTGAAGATGGCACCATGCCCAGGCTGCGAGTCCACTTGGATGGCGCCCTGCATCGCCTCCACCAGCGTGCGGCTGATGTAGAGCCCCAGGCCCAGGCCGCCGTAGTGCTGCGAGGGCACCGCCCGCTCGAACTTGCGGAACAGCCGCTCCTGCGCCTCCGAGGAGATGCCAATTCCCTGGTCCCTCACCGCCAGCACGGCGCTCTCCCCGCGCCGCTGGACCTGGATGTGCACCGGCTTGCCCAGCCCGTACTTGATGGCGTTGGTCAGCAGGTTCACGACGATCTGCTCCAGGCGCATCGGGTCCCACCGCCCCTGCAGCTCCTCCACCAACTCCAGCCGCACCTCGCAGCCCGCGCGCGCGAAGTCCGGCTCGAGCCGCTCCACCGCCTCGCGCACCAGCGCCCCCAGCTCCACCGGCTGCAGCTCCAGCCGCAGCTTCCCGGTGCTCAGCGCCGTCACATCCAACAGGCTGTTGTTGAGCGCGTTGAGGCGGGTGACCTGGCGCTCCAGGGTCTGCAGCTTCGGCGACAGCTTCCGGGCCACCCCATCTCCAGAGGCCATCACCCCCGACTTCAGCAGCCCCAGCTGCAGCTGGAGCGACGTCAATGGCGTCTTCAGCTCATGCGAGGCCATGGAGAGGAACTCGTCCCGAATCCGCACCGCCGCCAGCGCCTCCTGCTCCGCGTGAGCGCGCTCCTGGAGCGCCGCCTCGAGCGCGGCCGTGCGCTCCACCACCCGGCGCTCCAGCTCCTCGTTGAGCCGGCACAGCTCCTCCTTGGCCAGCTTCAGCGAGGCACTCTCCAGCACCTCCCACGTCCCCTCGCGCCGCGCCACCGCGAACTGGTGGTTGCGCACCACGTCGAGGATGCCCATCGGCTCACAGCGGTGCAGGCAGTAGCTGCACATCGCGAGAATCTCATGCTGGCGGAACGTCTCGTTCACCCGCGTCTCGTAGTCCGTGAAGTCCTTCCAGTCCTTCGCCTCGAGCCAGGCGGTGTTCCCCGAGATCCGCAGCCCGGAGAACCCCCGCGCCAGCGCCTGCCCCTTGCGATCCATCCACCCCTGGAGCACCTCCTCCGCCAGCTTGGAGCCGCCGCGCAGGTACCACTCCCGGTGGTCGACGATGTCGATGCGCCCCTCGCGCAGGTACTCCTCCAGGCGCGGCACCGCGGTGCGCAGCGCGGCCTTCGAGTCCTCCACGCCCAGCGGCTCGGAGGTGACCCACAAACAGTGCTCGTTGTGCTCGAGGCCCGCCTTGAAGTACGGCACCAGCGAGTCCGTCAAATCCTCCGCGGTCGCGTAGAAGTTGCAGAAGTGGCTCCCCCAGGGGATGTCACCAATCGCGGGAATACCGCTGGGAACCAGCGTCAAGCTGCGCACGATGCACTCTCCTTGAGGACGACGTCTCGGGCGCCCCGGCGATACCCGCGCTCGGCGCCAGCATAGTTCGAAGCTCCGAGCTCGACTCGGGTAACGCGGCGTCAGCCAAGGAGGTGTTCACCCCCCGGCATCCAGCTCCCCTCGGCGAGCGCCCCCTGCGCACCACGCTCCTGCCTCGGCCGGCTTCTCGCAAACCCAGCGGGAGCAGCCACCAGCCCCTTCTCAACATGCTCGCACCAGCGAACCTTCCTCCCACACGGAGCGTCTCAGTTCTCCACCGAGCTGCTCATGAGAGCGCCCTCCTCAGCCGAGCGCACGAGCCCTCCCTGAAGAGGCCAGGGCCTGCCACGGCTCGGTGACCAGAGCCTCCCCATCGCCGCGCGCTTCATCTTCACTGTTCGCCCAGGTTCTCCGGGAGCGACTATCATCCCCTCCACGCGAGGTACGATGAACTTCCCGAGGGAGCTGGTCGAGGCGGTCCGCAAGTACCAGGCCGTTCCATTCATAGGCGCGGGCATCAGCATGGGGGTGAAGCGAGGGATGTTCCCCTCGTGGATCCAGCTGCTGGAGGGGCTCGCCGAGCGGATGCGCGACGAGTCCATCCCCGACTCCGCCGTGGCCGAGGTGAAGCAGCGCATCGCCCAGGGAGACTTCCTGACGGCCGCGGAGCTGGCCTTCAAGGAGCTGGGGGCGTACCGGTTCAACCGCTTCCTGCGGGAGCGGCTGAGGGTGCAGCAGCCGCCGGACGCGGACCTGTCCGTCATCCAGGCGCTGTGGGAGCTGCGCCCGCCGGTGGTGCTCACGCCCAACTACGACGATGTGCTGCTGTGGGGCCGCGAGGACGCCGAAGCCGTCTCCAATGATCAAGAGGACGAGCTGAACCTGATGGACGCAGAGGCCTCTCCGGAGACTCCGCGCGTGTGGTACCTGCACGGCACCATCCACCGGCTGGCGACGCTGGTGCTGGCGGGCGCGGACTACAAGCGGCTGTACGGGGACACGGACCAGCCGACGAGCTACTCGCAGTACAAGAACGCGCTGGTGCGGCTGCGCTCATGGCTCGGCTCCAAGCCCTTCCTTTATATGGGCTTCAGCTTCAGCGACCCGTACGTGCTCAAGCAGCTGGAGCACGTCATCGGCATCACCAAGGGCCGGCACGTGCCGAGCTTCGCGCTGATGAAGAAGGGGCAGATCGACCGCGGGGCGCTGTGGCCGAAGTACAACATCCAGCTCGTCGAGTACGAGGACCACGGCCCGCCGCTGGCGGCGTTCCTGCGGGGGCTGGCGCAGGCGGCGTTCGGGCCCAACAGGGTGAAGCTGGCGCTGGAGTCCTTGTCGCCGTCGCCGCCGCTCGGAGAGCTGCCGTCTGTCGCGCGGCCCACGCTGGAGCAGGAGTACGCGCGCATCCTGCGGACGCAGCACCGGCTGGTGCTGCTGGCGCCGGAGGACGGAGGGGCGCGGGCGCTGGCGCGCCGGGTGTCGGCGCAGTACGGGGAGCGGACCACGTGGCTGGCGCCGCCGAACGTCCCGGACTGCACCGAGGCCGAGTACTGCCGCGCCCTGGCCGGAGATGGACCGGACGCCGACAGCGTGAAGAGCTTCGACGCGCTGGTGGAGCACCTGCGGAAGAAGGCGGCGCGGCTCGGGAGGGAGCACCTGATCGTGCTGCGCTACGAGTGGGGGCCGTTCGGGCACCTGACATCGCTGGGGCGGCACCTGCGGCGGATGATGGACGAGCCGTCGGCGGTGCAGTTTCACTTCCTGATTGCTGGAGGCGAGCGCTCGGCGTGGCTGCTGCACAACATGCAGAGCTTCTCGGTGTTCAAGGACGCGCCTCGCCGCGAGGTGCCGGACCTGACGGTGGACGAGGTGCGCCAGTTCCTGGAGGGCGCGGGCCGTGATGGCGCACGGTGGGCGCAGAGCGTGCACACAGCCACGGGCGGACACCTGGGACTGCTCCGGGAGGCGCTGATGAGCGAGGGCGCGCTGGATGTGGACTCGGTGACGTCGCGGCTGGTGCGCAGCCCGTCGCTGCGAAGCGATGTGCAGGAGCGCCTGCGCCAAGACGAGCGCAACGGCTACACGGGAGCACGGAGTTGCGAGGCGGTGCTCACGAAGCTCTTGGCCGGGGAGCGGGTGGAGGACCTGGAGACGCTCGACAACCAGGTGGAGTACCCGGAGGTGCGGCTGTACTTCGCGGGGCTGGTGCGCAGCAGCGCGGAGGGGAAGACGGTGCTGCGGTGCAAGGCGGTGGAGCAGGCCGCGCGAGAGGCCCTGGCGCGCAAGGACGTCCGCCCGTGAGCGTGCGCCGTTACGCCCTGGCGCTCTGTGTGGCCGTGGTGCTCGTGACGTCGAGTGCTCACGCCGATGAGAGTGAGGTGCTCGTCCCCGAAGGGGAACCCGAGTCGATCCTCTCGGAAGCCCATTGGTCATTGATGGGCAACGTGAGCGCTGTTGCCTTCAGCCCAGATGGGCGCCTCCTGGCATCGGGCGGAAGTGATGGGCTGGTGAGGCTATGGGTGGTGAGCACT
The Hyalangium minutum DNA segment above includes these coding regions:
- a CDS encoding MEDS domain-containing protein, encoding MRSLTLVPSGIPAIGDIPWGSHFCNFYATAEDLTDSLVPYFKAGLEHNEHCLWVTSEPLGVEDSKAALRTAVPRLEEYLREGRIDIVDHREWYLRGGSKLAEEVLQGWMDRKGQALARGFSGLRISGNTAWLEAKDWKDFTDYETRVNETFRQHEILAMCSYCLHRCEPMGILDVVRNHQFAVARREGTWEVLESASLKLAKEELCRLNEELERRVVERTAALEAALQERAHAEQEALAAVRIRDEFLSMASHELKTPLTSLQLQLGLLKSGVMASGDGVARKLSPKLQTLERQVTRLNALNNSLLDVTALSTGKLRLELQPVELGALVREAVERLEPDFARAGCEVRLELVEELQGRWDPMRLEQIVVNLLTNAIKYGLGKPVHIQVQRRGESAVLAVRDQGIGISSEAQERLFRKFERAVPSQHYGGLGLGLYISRTLVEAMQGAIQVDSQPGHGAIFTVTLPCEPALH
- a CDS encoding SIR2 family protein, with the protein product MNFPRELVEAVRKYQAVPFIGAGISMGVKRGMFPSWIQLLEGLAERMRDESIPDSAVAEVKQRIAQGDFLTAAELAFKELGAYRFNRFLRERLRVQQPPDADLSVIQALWELRPPVVLTPNYDDVLLWGREDAEAVSNDQEDELNLMDAEASPETPRVWYLHGTIHRLATLVLAGADYKRLYGDTDQPTSYSQYKNALVRLRSWLGSKPFLYMGFSFSDPYVLKQLEHVIGITKGRHVPSFALMKKGQIDRGALWPKYNIQLVEYEDHGPPLAAFLRGLAQAAFGPNRVKLALESLSPSPPLGELPSVARPTLEQEYARILRTQHRLVLLAPEDGGARALARRVSAQYGERTTWLAPPNVPDCTEAEYCRALAGDGPDADSVKSFDALVEHLRKKAARLGREHLIVLRYEWGPFGHLTSLGRHLRRMMDEPSAVQFHFLIAGGERSAWLLHNMQSFSVFKDAPRREVPDLTVDEVRQFLEGAGRDGARWAQSVHTATGGHLGLLREALMSEGALDVDSVTSRLVRSPSLRSDVQERLRQDERNGYTGARSCEAVLTKLLAGERVEDLETLDNQVEYPEVRLYFAGLVRSSAEGKTVLRCKAVEQAAREALARKDVRP